One genomic segment of Alphaproteobacteria bacterium includes these proteins:
- the prfB gene encoding peptide chain release factor 2 (programmed frameshift), with product MKAEILSIIQSIRASLDLIRRHLNWDHAINRLAELDHLCEDPKLWDNSAHAQKLMRERTHLQFSINSYQNLLKELEDTIALIELAEFENDQEIIAEAEATLHRLRHVTSQQELASLLSGEADSNECYLEIHPGAGGTEAQDWAQILLRMYARWAEQHNYKIEWIEESSGEEAGIKSATIRIKGAYAYGWLKTESGVHRLVRISPFDSQAKRHTSFASIWVYPVIDDTIEIDIQDKDLRVDTFRASGAGGQHVNKTDSAIRITHIPTGIVVQCQSDRSQHRNRAMAYDMLKARLYERELQKREAEAQSIEATKTDIGWGHQIRSYVLHPYQMVKDLRTNVETSNTGAVLDGDIDLFIHASLAARVGHIRND from the exons ATGAAAGCAGAAATACTTAGTATCATTCAATCTATTCGTGCGTCCCTTGATCTTATCCGGAGGCATCTT AACTGGGACCATGCAATAAACCGGTTAGCAGAACTTGATCATTTATGTGAAGACCCAAAGCTTTGGGACAATTCCGCTCATGCACAAAAACTTATGCGGGAGCGAACACATTTACAGTTTTCAATCAATTCGTATCAAAATTTATTGAAAGAACTTGAAGATACAATTGCTCTTATTGAATTGGCTGAATTTGAAAATGATCAAGAAATTATTGCGGAAGCTGAAGCAACTTTGCATCGTTTGCGTCATGTAACGTCCCAACAAGAACTAGCCAGTTTATTGTCAGGTGAGGCTGATAGTAATGAATGCTATCTTGAAATTCATCCAGGTGCAGGTGGCACGGAAGCGCAAGATTGGGCCCAAATTTTATTACGTATGTATGCAAGATGGGCAGAACAGCATAATTATAAAATTGAATGGATAGAAGAAAGTAGCGGCGAAGAGGCAGGAATTAAATCTGCAACGATTAGGATTAAAGGGGCTTATGCCTATGGTTGGTTAAAAACTGAAAGTGGGGTGCATAGATTGGTTCGGATTTCCCCATTTGATAGCCAAGCAAAAAGACATACAAGTTTTGCATCCATTTGGGTTTATCCTGTGATTGATGATACAATCGAAATAGATATTCAGGATAAAGATTTGCGTGTTGATACGTTTCGTGCTTCAGGTGCAGGAGGACAACATGTTAATAAAACAGATAGTGCAATCAGAATTACCCATATCCCTACGGGCATTGTTGTCCAATGTCAATCGGATCGTTCGCAACATCGAAATCGGGCTATGGCCTATGATATGCTGAAGGCACGTCTTTATGAACGGGAATTACAAAAGAGGGAGGCAGAAGCCCAAAGTATAGAAGCAACAAAAACTGATATTGGATGGGGGCATCAAATTCGCTCTTATGTTTTGCATCCTTATCAAATGGTCAAAGATTTAAGAACGAATGTTGAAACAAGTAATACGGGTGCTGTATTGGACGGCGACATTGATTTATTTATTCATGCATCACTAGCAGCACGTGTTGGGCATATACGAAATGATTGA
- a CDS encoding penicillin-binding protein 1A, with protein MTHILKTISALFIFCALLSGAIGLGVYKYYAKDLPDYTQLAHYDPPIVTRIYATDGRLLTEYATENRVFVPIQAIPKRLINAFLAAEDKTFYSHKGIDLPGVVQAFLTNFFNKIQGADRRPVGASTITQQVAKNFLLTNELSLARKVKEIILAYRIEQAFSKDRILELYLNEIYLGTGNYGVVSASLNYFNKSLDDLTVSEAAYLAALPKAPNHYHPVHDYEAAKSRRDWVIGRMAEDGYITEDQKNAALAEPLQVKQRGITETARADYFAEEVRRQIINLYGDDVLYKGGLVVRTSLDPRLQAIADKYLKAGMLNYDRRHGYRGPLNHFNVQNDWQQKLSSLPIPPDLGSWKVAVVLSLTDSEASIGFNDGKKGTIPLAELKWARLVKKTGWGKVVAKPSDVLTVGDVVLVENISDQQDRYTLRQIPEIGAALVALDPHTGRVLAMTGGWSYKMSEFNRATQAKRQPGSSFKPFVYMAALDSGYTPSTLILDAPVTVNQGPGMPLWTPKNYTHEYSGPTTMRVGVEKSKNLMTVRMAQAVGMPKIVEYAKKFGIDENMLPVFSMALGAGETTVLKLTTAYAMIVNGGKKIDPSFIDRIQDRNGKTTYRYDQRTCPECFVEEWKQQVTPKLTDTRAQIEDPLTAYQMVSILEGVVQRGTGSTIRSVGKPLAGKTGTSNDYNDAWFVGFSPDLAVGVYFGFDQPRSLGNNEAGAGVAAPVFRDFMNEALKDQPGIPFRIPPGIRLIRVDATTGQRSYAGSNVILEAFKPGTEPDASQQQVITGEAIPQSDMFGITDGEGMQQLPSQEEPSGNAGGLY; from the coding sequence ATGACACATATTTTAAAAACAATTAGTGCTTTATTTATATTTTGTGCTCTTTTGTCTGGAGCGATTGGGCTTGGGGTTTATAAATATTATGCCAAAGATCTTCCTGATTATACTCAATTGGCCCATTATGATCCCCCAATTGTTACAAGAATTTATGCAACAGATGGGAGATTATTAACGGAGTATGCAACAGAAAACAGAGTTTTTGTTCCTATTCAGGCTATTCCTAAAAGGCTCATTAATGCTTTTTTAGCAGCCGAGGATAAAACATTTTATAGTCATAAAGGTATTGATTTACCAGGTGTGGTCCAAGCTTTTCTAACCAATTTTTTTAATAAAATTCAAGGTGCAGATCGTCGTCCAGTTGGTGCTTCAACTATTACCCAGCAAGTTGCAAAAAATTTTTTATTAACAAATGAATTATCCCTAGCCAGGAAAGTTAAAGAGATTATTTTAGCTTACCGTATTGAACAAGCTTTTAGTAAAGATCGTATTTTAGAGCTTTATTTAAATGAAATTTATCTAGGTACAGGCAATTATGGGGTTGTTTCTGCAAGTTTAAATTATTTTAATAAATCTTTAGATGATTTAACTGTTTCTGAAGCTGCCTATTTAGCAGCTTTACCTAAAGCGCCCAACCATTATCATCCGGTTCATGATTATGAAGCCGCAAAATCAAGAAGAGATTGGGTTATTGGTCGTATGGCCGAAGATGGGTATATTACTGAAGACCAAAAAAACGCCGCTCTTGCCGAACCTTTGCAAGTAAAACAACGAGGTATAACAGAAACAGCAAGGGCCGATTATTTTGCAGAAGAAGTACGTCGCCAGATTATTAATCTTTATGGAGATGATGTTTTATATAAGGGTGGTTTGGTTGTACGTACCAGTCTTGATCCAAGATTGCAAGCTATAGCGGATAAATATTTAAAAGCCGGGATGCTTAATTATGATCGCCGTCATGGATATAGGGGCCCATTAAATCATTTTAATGTTCAAAATGATTGGCAACAAAAACTATCTTCTTTACCTATTCCCCCTGATTTGGGGTCATGGAAAGTGGCTGTAGTTTTATCGTTAACGGATAGTGAAGCATCAATTGGATTTAATGATGGCAAAAAAGGAACCATACCTTTAGCTGAACTAAAATGGGCGCGTCTTGTTAAAAAAACAGGGTGGGGTAAAGTTGTTGCAAAACCATCAGATGTTTTAACAGTGGGTGATGTGGTTTTGGTTGAAAATATTTCCGATCAACAAGATCGATATACATTGCGTCAAATCCCAGAAATAGGGGCAGCATTAGTTGCACTTGATCCTCATACAGGAAGAGTTTTAGCCATGACCGGGGGATGGAGCTATAAAATGAGCGAATTTAACAGGGCAACCCAAGCTAAAAGACAGCCAGGTTCCTCTTTTAAACCGTTTGTTTATATGGCAGCTTTGGATAGTGGATACACACCTTCAACTTTAATTTTGGATGCTCCTGTAACTGTTAACCAAGGTCCAGGAATGCCTCTTTGGACACCCAAAAATTATACACACGAATATTCTGGACCAACAACAATGCGTGTGGGAGTAGAGAAATCAAAAAATTTGATGACTGTCCGTATGGCGCAAGCTGTTGGTATGCCTAAAATTGTTGAGTATGCAAAAAAATTTGGTATTGATGAAAATATGTTACCTGTTTTTTCCATGGCCTTAGGTGCGGGTGAAACGACAGTTTTGAAATTAACAACAGCTTATGCCATGATTGTCAATGGGGGCAAAAAAATTGACCCATCTTTTATTGATCGTATTCAAGATAGAAATGGTAAAACTACTTACCGATATGATCAACGTACTTGCCCAGAATGTTTTGTCGAAGAATGGAAACAACAAGTTACCCCCAAATTAACTGATACGCGTGCTCAGATCGAAGATCCACTTACAGCTTATCAGATGGTGTCGATTTTAGAGGGTGTTGTTCAACGTGGAACGGGAAGTACAATTCGTTCTGTAGGAAAACCTTTAGCTGGAAAAACAGGGACAAGTAATGATTATAATGATGCATGGTTTGTGGGTTTTTCTCCTGATTTAGCGGTGGGGGTTTATTTTGGATTTGATCAACCTCGTAGTTTAGGGAATAATGAAGCAGGTGCAGGTGTTGCTGCCCCGGTTTTTCGTGATTTTATGAATGAAGCTTTAAAAGATCAGCCAGGTATACCTTTTAGAATACCACCTGGGATAAGATTAATTCGGGTTGATGCTACGACAGGACAAAGATCTTATGCAGGGTCAAATGTTATTTTAGAAGCTTTCAAACCAGGTACGGAACCAGATGCATCCCAACAACAGGTCATCACGGGTGAAGCTATCCCGCAAAGTGATATGTTTGGTATAACTGATGGTGAGGGTATGCAACAATTACCTTCACAAGAAGAACCATCAGGAAATGCAGGTGGTTTATATTAA
- a CDS encoding N-acetylmuramoyl-L-alanine amidase, translating into MVYKKNTTQILLTFTYPVKISDQDLLPPLGRKTYRLVLDFQKSTVNQFESWAKTTKSKIDSSKEEKVDIQPSIPAQIEKTASNINPSLSEKPVENSDKTIKSDQEVKTTPSEIEPKIVHEDFKDLIPPSKPSFKENKTVPIFSNQNSLPVKPNTPKPIVIVLDPGHGGNDPGAISEHNLREKNITLAMALQLKKLIEETGRYKVFLTRNSDRYVVLRDRIAIARQVKGDLFISLHADMHSQPNLRGASIYTLSEQASDAEAEALASKENKADLIAGVDLTEQSPIISNILIDLTQRETMNRSVQFATLLVEELKESTLLLHNTHRFAGFAVLKAPDIPSVLLEMGYLSNPEDEILLNSPEYHAKLAGVILSGVERYFALQKRVEIPD; encoded by the coding sequence ATTGTTTATAAAAAAAATACAACACAAATTCTATTGACTTTTACTTATCCTGTTAAAATTAGTGATCAAGATTTATTACCACCCCTTGGTCGCAAAACCTATAGATTGGTTTTAGATTTTCAAAAAAGTACAGTTAATCAATTTGAAAGCTGGGCAAAAACAACAAAATCAAAAATTGACTCTAGTAAAGAAGAAAAGGTTGATATTCAACCTTCAATTCCAGCGCAAATAGAAAAAACAGCTTCTAATATCAATCCATCTCTATCTGAAAAACCTGTAGAAAATTCGGATAAAACAATAAAATCGGATCAAGAAGTTAAAACTACCCCATCAGAAATCGAGCCAAAAATTGTCCATGAAGATTTTAAAGATTTAATACCACCGTCAAAACCTTCATTTAAAGAAAATAAAACAGTTCCGATTTTTTCAAATCAAAATTCTTTACCCGTTAAACCCAATACACCTAAACCTATCGTCATTGTTTTAGATCCAGGTCACGGTGGTAATGATCCAGGCGCAATTAGTGAGCATAATCTTAGAGAAAAAAATATAACTTTAGCTATGGCGCTTCAGTTAAAAAAATTAATTGAAGAAACTGGTCGTTATAAAGTTTTTCTAACAAGGAATTCTGATCGATATGTAGTTTTAAGAGACCGTATAGCAATAGCACGCCAAGTAAAAGGCGATCTTTTTATATCATTGCATGCTGATATGCATTCTCAACCTAATTTGCGTGGAGCTTCTATTTATACTTTATCAGAACAAGCATCAGATGCTGAAGCTGAAGCATTGGCTAGTAAGGAAAACAAAGCGGATTTAATTGCAGGGGTTGATTTAACAGAACAAAGTCCAATTATTAGTAATATTTTAATTGATTTAACCCAGCGTGAAACAATGAATAGATCCGTGCAGTTTGCAACGCTGCTCGTTGAAGAATTAAAAGAAAGCACATTGCTTTTACATAATACACATCGATTTGCTGGATTTGCCGTTTTGAAAGCGCCGGATATTCCTTCCGTTCTTTTGGAAATGGGCTATTTATCCAATCCTGAAGATGAAATACTCTTAAATTCACCAGAATATCATGCTAAACTAGCAGGTGTGATTTTATCTGGTGTTGAAAGATATTTTGCGTTACAAAAAAGAGTAGAAATTCCAGATTAA
- a CDS encoding ribonuclease E/G produces MTKKMLIDVLQPEETRIAVIDGKKLEEFDFETSGKKLIKGNIYLAKIVRVEPSLQAAFVDYGGNRHGFLAFNEIHPDYYKIPVEDREALLDAKAKERRDKAAQELFLDDHFEEMISEAVPTESFHSEDSTSEKSSTHLEINEEFKSSSSMPLQTDYGYEPKITQEIFIDDTLTPREHSENTFLSDTNNVQKNDQSVPFVQNGFSENPSNDNTTPVLHSLEENVDITLSQNQDLPVSDENDGIENIPNDMSVSHNTRATQLLRKYKIQEVIKRRQILLVQVVKEERGNKGAALTTYLSLAGRYCVLMPNTRHGGGVSRKITSNEDRKRLKSFMSELSPLEDMSVIIRTAGSERSKTELKKDLDYLTRLWSDIRDLTLRSTAPILVYEEANLIKRCIRDLYDKDIDEVLVQGEEAYKHAKTFMKLLMPSHAKKIKLYRDASIPLFQRFQVETQLDIMHNPVVQLKSGGYIVINTTEALVAIDVNSGRATRERNIEETAFRTNLEAAEEVARQLRLRDLAGLIVIDFIDMEETKNKTAVERRLRECTRNDRAKIQLGYISPFGLLELSRQRLRPSLFESHTETCPYCKGMGHVRSIESTALHILRSIEEEKKYKSCTILTVTLPVAVAFHILNQKRKTVTDMEKRNGYQIFFKGDDKLIATDYRVDFVKEPIKSEKKSSTPVNLPPLNLPEDQNGDEPALKQKNSIPTEDGTNLIDEQIQLTKDNKTHRTSSPQHGKKRHLGQKNNPKSYQERIIERYRNLDKIEEDTVEVSKTHNLQPPEEDENYLMAISSNSSIEENKPVKKQDGNRQKRGYFNKKDKRKYSPHYKKRTHYKDKISDQETERNEHVSESNFVSPSSLETKSYNETQKHEETENSSLPKSPFSYEEQMDHPLPRAEKKDARQGWWSKLVKKS; encoded by the coding sequence ATGACAAAAAAAATGCTTATCGACGTTCTTCAACCCGAAGAAACACGTATTGCCGTTATTGATGGAAAAAAATTAGAAGAATTTGATTTTGAAACTAGTGGCAAAAAACTTATTAAAGGCAATATTTATCTCGCAAAAATTGTTCGTGTAGAACCATCTTTACAAGCAGCTTTCGTAGATTATGGTGGTAATCGTCATGGTTTTTTAGCTTTTAATGAAATTCATCCCGATTATTATAAAATACCTGTCGAAGATCGCGAAGCACTTTTAGACGCAAAAGCTAAAGAACGTCGGGATAAAGCAGCGCAAGAATTATTTCTAGATGATCATTTTGAAGAAATGATTTCTGAAGCTGTACCAACAGAATCATTTCATTCAGAAGATTCTACGAGTGAAAAATCTTCTACTCATCTTGAAATTAATGAAGAATTTAAGTCTTCATCATCTATGCCTTTACAAACCGATTATGGGTATGAACCTAAAATAACCCAGGAAATTTTTATAGATGACACTTTAACACCACGAGAACACTCTGAAAATACTTTCCTCTCAGATACAAATAATGTACAGAAAAATGATCAGTCAGTTCCATTTGTACAAAATGGTTTTTCAGAAAATCCATCTAATGATAATACAACCCCTGTCCTCCATTCATTGGAAGAGAATGTTGACATAACCCTTTCACAAAACCAAGATTTACCGGTCTCTGATGAAAATGATGGAATAGAAAACATACCAAATGATATGTCCGTATCCCATAATACTCGTGCTACCCAACTTTTACGTAAATATAAAATACAAGAAGTTATTAAAAGACGGCAAATACTATTGGTTCAAGTTGTTAAAGAAGAACGCGGTAACAAAGGGGCAGCTCTTACAACCTATTTATCTTTAGCTGGTCGTTATTGTGTTCTTATGCCTAATACAAGACATGGGGGTGGTGTAAGTCGTAAAATTACGTCAAATGAAGATCGTAAAAGATTGAAATCTTTTATGTCTGAATTATCACCTCTTGAAGATATGTCTGTTATTATCCGTACAGCAGGAAGCGAACGGTCCAAAACCGAATTAAAAAAAGACTTGGATTATTTAACAAGATTGTGGTCTGACATACGCGATCTGACTTTACGTTCAACTGCCCCAATTCTTGTTTATGAAGAAGCTAATTTAATTAAACGTTGTATTCGTGATCTTTACGATAAAGACATTGATGAAGTTCTTGTCCAAGGTGAAGAAGCTTATAAACATGCTAAAACATTTATGAAGTTACTTATGCCTAGTCACGCAAAAAAAATTAAACTATATCGTGACGCAAGCATACCTTTATTCCAAAGATTCCAGGTAGAAACCCAACTAGATATAATGCACAATCCAGTTGTTCAATTAAAGTCTGGAGGATATATCGTCATCAATACGACAGAGGCCTTAGTTGCTATAGATGTAAATTCTGGCCGCGCAACCCGGGAAAGAAACATTGAAGAAACTGCTTTTCGTACTAACCTTGAAGCAGCAGAAGAAGTTGCCCGTCAATTAAGATTACGTGACCTTGCGGGATTAATAGTCATTGATTTTATTGATATGGAAGAAACTAAAAATAAAACTGCTGTCGAAAGACGATTAAGAGAATGCACAAGAAATGACCGTGCAAAAATTCAATTGGGATACATAAGTCCTTTTGGTCTGTTAGAATTATCTCGTCAAAGATTACGGCCTTCTTTATTTGAAAGCCATACAGAAACCTGTCCTTATTGCAAAGGTATGGGACATGTACGATCTATTGAATCAACAGCTCTTCATATTTTGCGTTCAATAGAAGAAGAAAAAAAGTATAAATCTTGCACAATTTTAACTGTTACTCTGCCCGTTGCTGTTGCTTTTCATATTTTAAATCAAAAGCGTAAAACAGTTACAGATATGGAGAAACGTAACGGTTATCAAATTTTTTTCAAAGGTGATGATAAACTAATTGCAACGGATTATCGTGTAGATTTTGTTAAAGAACCAATAAAATCTGAAAAAAAATCTTCGACACCTGTTAATTTACCTCCTCTCAATCTGCCAGAAGATCAAAATGGTGATGAACCCGCTTTAAAACAAAAAAATTCTATACCAACGGAAGATGGTACCAACCTGATAGATGAACAAATTCAATTAACGAAAGATAATAAAACACACCGCACTTCATCACCCCAACATGGAAAAAAACGCCATTTAGGGCAAAAAAATAATCCCAAAAGCTATCAAGAAAGAATTATTGAACGTTATCGAAATTTAGACAAAATTGAAGAGGATACAGTAGAAGTATCAAAAACACATAATTTACAACCACCTGAAGAAGATGAAAATTATCTTATGGCTATATCATCAAATTCTTCTATTGAAGAAAATAAACCTGTAAAAAAACAAGATGGTAATCGCCAAAAACGTGGGTATTTTAATAAAAAAGATAAAAGAAAATATTCACCCCATTATAAAAAGAGAACTCATTATAAAGATAAAATATCAGATCAAGAAACTGAGCGTAATGAACATGTTTCTGAATCCAATTTTGTTTCTCCAAGTTCGCTAGAAACGAAGAGTTATAATGAAACACAAAAACATGAAGAAACAGAAAATAGCTCTTTACCTAAGTCTCCTTTTTCTTATGAAGAACAAATGGATCATCCGTTACCTAGAGCTGAAAAAAAAGATGCACGCCAAGGCTGGTGGAGTAAACTAGTAAAAAAAAGTTAG
- a CDS encoding gamma-glutamyltransferase family protein codes for MKRFFYFISYTIILILVSCSWQAEETKEATQDFLGIVVADEPYTIQVASDILKAGGTAADAAAAAYFTMTVTMPSSVGLGGGGICLVHYAAKPKDKKPARTESINFLPYTLNEQANLGQPGAIRGMAALHARYGDLKWQEVVIPAENLARKGFKVSRALAREILTADNYLRQDPATSAVFTKVDGTLLDEGSMLVQPALADVLGGLRARGANDFYIGLLAKQIGEAAQASNIPITSELLASVKPNFVDTIKLELGRNMVHFASPPAANGLFEAQFLLMLQSGHGFLTSGLYQGAREDEKPHIFVELLKRAYVEESRWLNQNGDITAPSIEKLLDEDYIDNLVEGISHTKMTPLSSLTDQPINQDQNPWAAGFVIADAEGMAIACNFTMNALFGNGHVIPGLGILWSSAAGKNGDGYNALGPALVVNGYSGAFHYGTSASGGATAASSLIYVLMQTNVLDKKLNQVIGNPRLHYSTVGDVVLYEENEKESVLESLKQHGHNLDQGGIVGRVNAIWCPEGLPGKEQSCEVASDPRGNGLGVIVVD; via the coding sequence ATGAAAAGATTCTTTTATTTTATTAGTTATACAATAATATTAATCTTAGTATCTTGTAGTTGGCAAGCAGAAGAAACAAAAGAAGCAACACAAGATTTTTTAGGCATAGTTGTTGCTGATGAACCTTATACGATTCAAGTTGCTAGTGATATCTTAAAAGCTGGTGGAACAGCAGCTGATGCTGCCGCTGCTGCCTATTTTACAATGACGGTTACAATGCCTTCATCTGTAGGGTTAGGGGGGGGTGGTATATGCCTCGTTCATTATGCGGCTAAACCGAAAGATAAAAAACCTGCGAGAACCGAATCTATAAATTTCTTGCCTTATACGTTAAATGAACAAGCTAATTTAGGCCAACCTGGAGCTATAAGAGGTATGGCGGCCTTACATGCACGATATGGGGACTTAAAATGGCAAGAGGTTGTTATTCCAGCTGAAAATCTTGCGCGTAAAGGATTTAAAGTAAGCCGGGCTTTAGCGCGTGAAATTCTGACAGCCGATAATTATTTACGTCAAGATCCCGCAACAAGTGCTGTTTTTACCAAAGTTGATGGTACATTACTTGATGAAGGTAGTATGTTAGTTCAACCAGCACTAGCAGACGTTTTGGGAGGGTTGCGTGCAAGAGGTGCCAATGACTTTTATATAGGATTACTTGCTAAACAAATTGGCGAAGCTGCCCAGGCGTCCAATATTCCTATAACATCTGAATTGTTAGCATCTGTAAAACCTAATTTTGTTGATACAATCAAATTAGAACTTGGACGTAATATGGTTCATTTTGCATCTCCTCCTGCTGCGAATGGCCTTTTTGAAGCACAGTTTTTATTGATGCTTCAATCGGGTCATGGTTTTTTAACGAGTGGATTATACCAAGGAGCAAGAGAAGATGAAAAACCGCATATCTTTGTTGAACTTTTAAAACGTGCGTATGTAGAAGAAAGTCGATGGTTAAATCAAAATGGAGACATAACAGCCCCATCAATTGAAAAGTTACTTGATGAAGATTATATTGATAATCTAGTAGAAGGTATTTCTCATACTAAAATGACTCCTTTGTCAAGCTTAACTGATCAGCCAATTAATCAAGATCAGAATCCGTGGGCTGCTGGTTTTGTTATTGCAGATGCTGAAGGTATGGCTATTGCTTGTAATTTTACAATGAACGCCCTTTTTGGTAATGGTCATGTTATCCCAGGCTTAGGAATATTATGGTCTTCTGCGGCAGGTAAAAATGGTGATGGGTATAATGCACTGGGTCCAGCGCTTGTTGTAAATGGATATTCAGGTGCCTTTCATTATGGGACAAGTGCATCAGGTGGTGCAACTGCTGCAAGCTCTTTAATTTATGTTTTAATGCAAACGAATGTTTTAGATAAAAAACTTAACCAAGTAATAGGCAACCCAAGATTACATTATAGTACAGTTGGAGATGTTGTTCTTTATGAAGAAAATGAAAAAGAATCTGTTCTTGAATCCTTAAAGCAGCATGGGCATAATTTGGACCAAGGTGGTATTGTTGGACGTGTGAATGCCATTTGGTGTCCTGAAGGATTACCGGGTAAGGAGCAAAGTTGTGAGGTAGCTTCAGATCCGCGTGGCAATGGATTAGGTGTAATCGTAGTAGACTAA
- a CDS encoding M48 family metalloprotease, with product MSLYPINIVDTVKAAPTNKISFIRDSEIENIIRSYATPIFSAANLEADSIPVYIIEDENLNAFVAGGMKVFIHTGLLMQTETPNQLIGVIAHETGHIAGGHLARAQEQLENATIEDIIATVLGIGAVVAGGIGGAGMDNRAAGILLNSGAGVGLQSMLQHTRTQEAAADQAALSYLDRTGQSSKGFLEFFQILKSQENMLGSQQNVYLRSHPLTEDRIKAVREHFNHSPFSSRIDSPQKLALHQRMKAKLIGYFMPLQTVLQLYPESNTSDIARYARAFAYYRSSQTNKSIALMDNLLQQSPNDPYYNEFKGQILFETGHNQEALPYYQKAVDLLPNDPLLRLELGRVEIESENPQNNLSAITNLERTLQKEPDNSNAWRLLSIAYGRSGNLGMAALALAEEQSARGHQEEAKQQAERALKLLPYGSPGWLRAQDIQNEAKISKNK from the coding sequence ATGAGCTTATATCCTATTAACATAGTTGATACGGTCAAAGCTGCTCCAACCAATAAAATCAGTTTTATTCGTGATTCAGAAATTGAAAATATCATTAGATCCTATGCAACACCTATATTTAGTGCAGCCAATCTCGAAGCTGATTCTATTCCAGTTTATATCATTGAAGACGAAAATTTAAATGCTTTTGTTGCAGGAGGCATGAAAGTCTTTATTCACACTGGCCTACTTATGCAAACCGAAACTCCAAACCAACTTATTGGAGTTATTGCCCACGAAACAGGCCATATAGCTGGAGGACATTTAGCAAGAGCGCAAGAACAACTGGAAAACGCTACTATCGAAGATATTATTGCAACAGTCTTGGGTATAGGGGCAGTTGTGGCAGGGGGGATAGGTGGTGCGGGCATGGATAATAGAGCGGCTGGGATTCTTTTAAATTCTGGAGCAGGGGTTGGATTACAATCCATGCTTCAACATACGCGAACGCAAGAAGCAGCAGCCGATCAAGCAGCTCTTTCTTATTTAGATCGCACAGGCCAATCATCTAAAGGTTTTTTAGAATTTTTTCAAATTTTAAAAAGTCAGGAAAACATGTTGGGGAGCCAACAAAACGTTTATCTACGTAGCCATCCTTTAACTGAAGATAGAATCAAAGCTGTTCGGGAGCATTTTAATCATTCTCCTTTTTCTTCACGTATTGATTCACCACAAAAACTTGCCTTACATCAACGAATGAAAGCAAAACTTATTGGTTATTTTATGCCTTTACAAACGGTTTTACAACTTTATCCAGAAAGTAATACAAGTGATATTGCCCGTTATGCCAGAGCTTTTGCTTATTACAGATCAAGTCAAACAAATAAAAGTATCGCTTTGATGGATAATCTTCTTCAACAATCACCCAATGATCCTTATTATAATGAATTTAAAGGACAAATCCTTTTTGAAACTGGGCATAATCAAGAAGCATTACCTTATTACCAAAAAGCTGTTGATTTACTTCCCAATGATCCTTTACTTCGTCTGGAGTTAGGACGTGTTGAAATTGAAAGTGAAAATCCACAAAACAATCTTTCAGCTATTACAAATCTTGAAAGAACACTACAAAAAGAACCCGATAATTCAAATGCATGGCGGCTTCTTAGTATTGCGTATGGACGTAGCGGCAATCTTGGTATGGCAGCTCTCGCCCTTGCTGAAGAGCAAAGTGCACGTGGCCACCAAGAGGAAGCCAAACAACAAGCAGAACGTGCTTTAAAATTACTTCCCTATGGATCGCCAGGTTGGTTACGTGCCCAAGATATTCAAAATGAAGCCAAAATTTCTAAAAATAAATAA
- a CDS encoding zinc ribbon domain-containing protein, with amino-acid sequence MPLNKDPQGGGSNIDGTKNKMYCSYCYQNGQFTSEMKV; translated from the coding sequence ATGCCCCTTAATAAAGATCCACAAGGCGGTGGCTCAAATATAGATGGGACAAAGAATAAGATGTATTGTAGTTATTGCTATCAAAATGGACAATTCACGTCAGAGATGAAAGTTTAA